In Tessaracoccus flavus, the following are encoded in one genomic region:
- a CDS encoding response regulator transcription factor: MKLSEWSMVAAEVLNEPSPRQARVLLAHALLRGFGAQQVARVRVDDDGTANWYLAGDDVPPPEALPTGADVERHPLHRFHVGAGVRTPSLLTDALAQGWRFEPDTWALIERLHLTLHQFSLPIEWGRHYDGWVLVSDEGFHARAVSMGEHLQALIVGLDRHIRLLAAAGTEDGSAVGLTARETVVLHLMARGLTATSIGARLRISPRTVHKHQERLYRKLGAVDRLSAVLRAQEAGALPPQHPGPLSVEGYSSPS, encoded by the coding sequence ATGAAGCTGTCCGAGTGGTCGATGGTTGCAGCGGAGGTGCTCAACGAACCGTCTCCCCGACAGGCGCGGGTGCTCTTGGCCCACGCGCTGCTGAGGGGCTTCGGGGCACAGCAGGTGGCGCGGGTGCGCGTCGACGACGACGGCACGGCCAACTGGTACCTCGCAGGCGACGACGTCCCCCCGCCCGAGGCACTACCAACGGGGGCCGACGTCGAACGTCACCCCCTGCACCGGTTCCACGTGGGTGCCGGGGTCCGGACGCCGTCGCTGCTGACCGACGCGCTGGCGCAGGGATGGCGCTTCGAGCCGGACACCTGGGCGCTGATCGAACGCCTTCACCTGACCCTGCATCAGTTCTCGCTGCCCATCGAGTGGGGACGTCACTATGACGGATGGGTGCTGGTCTCCGACGAAGGATTCCACGCCCGGGCCGTCTCGATGGGAGAGCACCTGCAGGCTCTGATCGTCGGCCTTGACCGCCACATCCGCCTGCTGGCCGCCGCGGGCACCGAGGACGGGTCCGCGGTCGGCCTGACGGCCCGCGAGACTGTCGTCCTGCACCTCATGGCGCGGGGGCTGACGGCGACGTCCATCGGGGCGCGCCTGCGCATCTCTCCGCGGACCGTGCACAAGCATCAGGAACGCCTCTACCGAAAGCTGGGGGCGGTCGACAGGCTGTCTGCAGTGCTCCGCGCGCAGGAAGCCGGGGCGCTGCCCCCACAACACCCCGGCCCCCTGTCTGTCGAGGGCTACTCGAGCCCCTCCTGA
- a CDS encoding ATP-dependent DNA helicase RecG yields MGMAWRSPIYRELGRRLVDVVGGKTAKEFEKLGITSVDDLVRHVPRRYIAGSEKSDFTDLKVGEDAAVVAEVRYADSAQSGGQLRVNAVITDGTHNMSITLFAPRIKDQRSRPRAEGMVRYWLGQLQKGRRGIFVGRVGVFRDEIQLSHPDFVMLDGAELSGQARTDRQRSRAAMGRAVQRDSLVGLYPAHSKLPTWVIAESIQMVLPNLSGDTLPDWVVDSAGVLPFEEALTAVHEPTDRRQATVGIQRLRFDEAFGIQLAMARRRRELAAEPATPRPRRADGLLAAFDGTLPFVLTAGQLEVGERIFRDLAAETPMHRLLQGEVGSGKTLVALRAMLAVVDAGGQAVLLAPTDVLARQHYLTISGLLGELGQGRQLGAHPDATGVVLLTGSRSAAGKREALASIASGDAGIVIGTHALLSDPVAFFDLGLVVVDEQHRFGVEQRAALAAKAERKPHTLVMTATPIPRSIAMTVFGDLEVSELRERPAGRAAVQTVFVNTSTHPSWVDRAWERIREEVAAGRQAFVVCPAISGKQVEGAAAADDAQRSLTAVEDLLPELEGGPLAGLRLGAVHGRQAAADRDATMAAFAAGSLDVLVATTVIEVGVDVPNASVMVVMDADRYGLSQLHQLRGRIGRGGHSGLCLLLAPVTDNTDAEIRLTTMTTSNDGFELAELDLRLRREGDVLGAAQSGAGSLKLLRALDDKDLILSAKKLADRVIDDERSASDPLLADLLAKAEEMAAGDWMEKS; encoded by the coding sequence ATGGGCATGGCTTGGCGCTCACCGATCTACCGCGAACTCGGCCGCCGTCTCGTCGATGTCGTGGGTGGGAAGACCGCGAAGGAGTTCGAGAAGCTCGGCATCACCAGCGTCGACGATCTGGTGCGGCACGTCCCGCGTCGCTACATCGCAGGGTCCGAGAAATCCGACTTCACCGACCTCAAAGTGGGCGAAGACGCCGCCGTCGTGGCAGAGGTGCGCTACGCCGACTCAGCCCAGTCGGGAGGGCAGCTGCGCGTCAACGCCGTCATCACCGACGGCACCCACAACATGAGCATCACGCTGTTCGCGCCTCGCATCAAGGACCAGCGCAGCCGGCCGCGCGCCGAGGGCATGGTGCGTTACTGGCTGGGGCAGCTCCAGAAGGGGCGCCGTGGAATCTTCGTCGGCCGGGTGGGCGTGTTCCGCGACGAGATTCAGCTCTCGCACCCCGACTTCGTCATGTTGGACGGAGCTGAGTTGTCAGGTCAGGCGCGCACCGACCGCCAGCGCAGCAGGGCCGCGATGGGGCGCGCGGTGCAGCGGGATTCACTCGTCGGGCTGTATCCCGCTCACTCCAAGCTTCCGACCTGGGTGATCGCCGAATCCATCCAGATGGTGCTGCCCAATCTCAGCGGCGACACCCTGCCGGACTGGGTCGTGGACAGCGCGGGGGTGCTGCCCTTCGAGGAGGCGCTGACGGCCGTCCATGAGCCGACCGACCGTCGGCAGGCCACGGTCGGCATCCAGCGGCTGCGGTTCGACGAGGCGTTCGGCATCCAACTCGCGATGGCCCGCCGGCGCCGCGAACTGGCTGCCGAACCTGCCACGCCGCGCCCGCGTCGCGCCGATGGGCTGCTCGCCGCCTTCGACGGCACTCTGCCGTTCGTCCTGACCGCCGGGCAGCTCGAGGTGGGGGAGCGGATCTTCCGGGATCTGGCGGCAGAGACTCCTATGCATCGGCTCCTCCAGGGCGAGGTTGGGTCGGGCAAGACGCTGGTGGCCCTGCGTGCGATGCTCGCGGTGGTCGACGCGGGGGGCCAGGCCGTGCTGCTGGCTCCGACGGACGTGCTGGCGCGGCAGCACTACCTCACGATTTCGGGTCTGCTCGGAGAACTGGGGCAGGGCCGTCAACTGGGAGCCCACCCGGACGCCACCGGGGTGGTGCTCCTGACCGGCAGCCGGTCGGCGGCGGGCAAGCGGGAGGCGCTCGCCAGCATCGCCAGCGGCGATGCCGGCATCGTCATCGGCACGCACGCCCTGCTGAGCGACCCCGTCGCCTTCTTCGACCTCGGCCTCGTCGTGGTCGACGAACAGCACCGCTTCGGCGTCGAACAGCGGGCGGCGCTCGCCGCCAAGGCTGAACGGAAACCGCACACGCTCGTCATGACGGCCACCCCGATCCCGCGATCCATCGCCATGACGGTCTTCGGCGATCTGGAGGTCAGCGAACTGCGTGAGCGCCCCGCCGGGAGGGCCGCGGTCCAGACGGTGTTCGTCAACACCTCAACCCACCCGAGCTGGGTGGACCGGGCCTGGGAGCGAATCCGGGAGGAGGTGGCGGCTGGTCGGCAGGCGTTCGTCGTCTGCCCCGCAATCTCCGGCAAGCAGGTGGAGGGCGCCGCGGCGGCCGACGATGCGCAGCGGTCGCTGACCGCCGTCGAGGATCTGCTTCCCGAGCTCGAGGGCGGGCCATTGGCGGGGCTACGGTTGGGCGCGGTCCACGGACGGCAGGCCGCGGCGGATCGAGACGCGACCATGGCGGCCTTCGCGGCGGGCAGCCTCGACGTGCTTGTGGCCACCACCGTCATCGAGGTGGGCGTCGACGTGCCCAACGCGTCGGTGATGGTCGTAATGGACGCCGACCGCTACGGCCTGTCCCAGCTCCACCAGTTGCGCGGCCGTATCGGCCGCGGAGGTCACTCGGGCCTGTGTCTGCTCCTGGCCCCCGTCACCGACAACACCGATGCTGAGATCCGGCTGACCACCATGACCACGTCCAACGACGGGTTCGAACTGGCGGAGCTCGACCTTCGGCTGCGCCGCGAGGGCGACGTGCTGGGGGCCGCCCAGTCGGGCGCCGGCAGCCTGAAGCTCCTGCGCGCGCTCGACGACAAAGACCTCATTCTGAGCGCGAAGAAGCTCGCCGACCGGGTGATCGACGACGAGCGCTCCGCCAGCGATCCTCTGCTGGCGGACCTGCTCGCGAAGGCCGAGGAGATGGCGGCCGGAGATTGGATGGAGAAATCGTGA
- the rnc gene encoding ribonuclease III, with protein sequence MSRLTEQLEQLGIEVDAQLFELSFTHRSYAYENGGVPSNERLEFLGDAVLQIVVTEHIFRTYPDLAEGQLAKLRASVVSAVALAEVARSLDLGSLLLLGKGELTTGGRDKTSILADTFEAVIGAIHLSCGPDASSRFIHALFDPLIASAEHRGDYTDHKTALQEICAQRGWSPPRYEITGTGPDHQRVFTATVVLDERPFGSGSAPSKKQAEQIAARAAFRELSGAGTP encoded by the coding sequence GTGAGCAGGCTAACCGAGCAACTGGAACAGCTGGGCATCGAAGTCGATGCCCAGCTGTTCGAGTTGTCTTTTACGCACCGTAGCTATGCGTACGAGAACGGTGGCGTCCCGTCCAACGAGCGGTTGGAGTTCCTCGGCGATGCCGTCTTGCAGATCGTCGTCACCGAACACATCTTCCGCACCTACCCGGATCTGGCGGAGGGACAACTGGCGAAGCTTCGTGCCAGCGTCGTCAGCGCGGTCGCGCTCGCCGAGGTGGCCCGCAGCCTCGATCTGGGCAGCCTCCTTCTGCTCGGCAAGGGCGAGTTGACCACCGGAGGCCGCGACAAGACCTCCATCCTCGCCGACACCTTCGAGGCCGTGATCGGAGCCATCCACCTGAGCTGTGGACCAGACGCCTCATCCCGGTTCATCCACGCGCTCTTCGACCCGCTCATCGCGTCGGCGGAGCACCGGGGCGACTACACCGATCACAAGACGGCGCTGCAGGAGATCTGCGCCCAGCGCGGATGGTCACCGCCGCGTTACGAGATCACCGGCACCGGCCCCGACCACCAACGGGTGTTCACCGCGACCGTCGTCCTGGATGAACGACCGTTCGGATCAGGTTCCGCGCCCAGCAAGAAGCAGGCCGAGCAGATCGCCGCCCGTGCGGCCTTCCGGGAGCTCAGCGGTGCCGGAACTCCCTGA
- a CDS encoding GtrA family protein, producing MRALFDRYGKTLGQFIKFAFVGGSGVLVNMLVLVIMNKLNGGSQNAQNIIWSIPNTPYNVRFTAIGWIVPFLVANLWNFQLNRWWTFKSSKHAGWWREFWPFLAVGSVAAAVGLALKLLMTNPTSPLYLPEPYFNEARGLQSREYWSQLIAIMLTLPINFLVNKFWTFRAIRGRRLTASVPPGVAG from the coding sequence ATGAGGGCGCTCTTCGACCGCTACGGCAAGACGCTCGGCCAGTTCATCAAGTTCGCCTTCGTCGGCGGGTCCGGAGTGCTGGTCAACATGCTGGTGCTGGTGATCATGAACAAGCTCAACGGCGGTTCGCAGAACGCCCAGAACATCATCTGGTCCATTCCCAACACGCCCTACAACGTCCGGTTCACCGCCATCGGCTGGATCGTGCCATTCCTCGTCGCCAACCTCTGGAACTTTCAGCTCAACCGCTGGTGGACCTTCAAGTCGAGCAAGCACGCGGGCTGGTGGCGCGAGTTCTGGCCGTTCCTCGCCGTCGGTTCGGTGGCCGCCGCCGTGGGTCTGGCACTCAAGCTGCTGATGACGAATCCAACAAGTCCGCTGTATCTGCCGGAGCCCTATTTCAACGAGGCCCGGGGACTCCAATCGCGCGAGTACTGGTCGCAGCTCATCGCGATCATGCTGACGCTGCCGATCAATTTCCTCGTCAACAAGTTCTGGACGTTCCGCGCCATCCGGGGACGCAGGCTCACAGCGTCCGTTCCGCCCGGGGTGGCCGGTTAG
- the rpmF gene encoding 50S ribosomal protein L32, which produces MAVPKRKMSRSNTRSRRAQWKTTVVPTVVCANPACREPHLQHTACPSCGQYGPRGARRQVVEA; this is translated from the coding sequence ATGGCCGTTCCGAAGCGGAAGATGTCGCGCAGCAACACCCGTTCGCGCCGTGCGCAGTGGAAGACGACCGTCGTCCCCACCGTCGTGTGCGCGAACCCCGCCTGCCGTGAGCCGCACCTGCAGCACACCGCTTGCCCGAGCTGCGGCCAGTACGGCCCGCGCGGCGCACGCCGCCAGGTCGTCGAGGCCTGA
- the smc gene encoding chromosome segregation protein SMC has product MYLKQLTLRGFKSFASATTLIFEPGITCVVGPNGSGKSNVVDALSWVMGEQGAKSLRGGKMEDVIFAGTAKRAPLGRAEVELTIDNSDGALPIEYAEVTITRTMFRSGGSEYAINGSPARLLDVQELLSDSGIGREMHVIVGQGQLDAILQATPESRRGFIEEAAGVLKHRKRKEKALRKLEATKANLERLGDLVGELQRQLKPLGRQAQAARKAAVIQAELRDAKARLLADDLAAAQAKLAAELADEAAALELRGRAERAVEEALAAEEAAERRLRAASAEFNAAQEQWYALAALRERVTTTMSISAERMRAGDNQPVLDVGGRDPEALEAEAATIRAREQELRRDVEAANAALTDASLRRSGAEQAHSAAEQAYSAALRAIADRREGLARLTGRVNSIRSRLEASDEEIQRLGARRDEALARAEESARRYHQTESSLAGLGASESDLDEDYEKAAALVETLEADAAQLRHREAEIGRRRAGLEARVEALRLLTERRDGSADLLDRGDALGRLGDLISVEPGWEAAVSAALRGMAEAVVVQGLDGAVDATRFLADGERGRAPLVIAGTPAAETPDFPPASVRGLVDGPPSISGALDALLAGAVAVETADDAVSAVSSDPSLLAVTRAGDLYSAWMAEGGSAAQPSLLEVHAELAEAERALAEAGHELDQLKFAAEQVRGSLEEATRAEETALAQLHDSDAQLAAVAEQLNSFRQGQASATREAERLAEAMDAARAARTRDEEQLEELTARLAAASAEGDLEEPDPAERDAKAGEARRARQAEMDARLALRTAEEQVKAIAGRADSLQRAAASERQSRAKARARAEQLRREADVARVVNTAAQTLAEYVEAARQRAAAQRDAAEQARRTAESGTTQARHATKAASARLDEIVRGAHRDEMVRIEHKMRIEQLSDKALSELGLEPDQLVAEYGPDQPVPVITRPDGTALTDDDQPEPVPYDREKQTSRLRAAERNLAVLGRVNPLALEEFEAMTARHQFLAEQLDDLKQTRADLIEIVDQVDKRVQEVFEAAYRDVEKSFHEVFARLFPGGEGRLVLTEPGDWLTTGVDVEARPAGKQIKRLSLLSGGERSLVAVAFLVSLFIARPSPFYILDEVEAALDDANLGRLLGIYEELRASSQLLIITHQKRTMEIADSLYGVSMRGDGISTVVSQRLHTD; this is encoded by the coding sequence ATGTACCTCAAGCAGTTGACGCTGCGCGGCTTCAAGTCCTTCGCCTCGGCCACGACGCTGATCTTCGAGCCGGGTATCACCTGTGTCGTCGGGCCCAACGGGTCGGGCAAATCGAACGTCGTCGATGCGCTGAGCTGGGTGATGGGGGAGCAGGGCGCGAAATCCCTTCGGGGCGGTAAGATGGAAGACGTCATCTTCGCCGGCACCGCGAAGCGTGCGCCTCTCGGCCGCGCCGAGGTGGAGCTGACGATCGACAATTCCGACGGCGCTCTGCCGATCGAGTACGCGGAAGTGACGATCACCCGCACCATGTTCCGCAGCGGGGGATCCGAGTACGCCATCAACGGAAGCCCTGCCCGTCTGCTCGACGTCCAAGAGCTGCTGAGCGACTCCGGGATCGGGCGCGAGATGCACGTCATCGTCGGCCAGGGTCAGCTCGACGCCATCCTGCAAGCCACACCGGAGTCCCGACGTGGCTTCATCGAGGAGGCGGCCGGGGTACTCAAGCACCGCAAGCGAAAAGAGAAGGCGCTGCGGAAGCTCGAGGCCACCAAGGCGAACCTCGAGCGTCTGGGCGACCTGGTGGGGGAGCTGCAGCGCCAGCTCAAGCCGCTGGGACGCCAGGCTCAGGCTGCCCGCAAGGCGGCCGTGATCCAGGCCGAGCTGCGCGATGCCAAGGCACGCCTACTCGCCGACGACCTGGCCGCAGCCCAGGCCAAGCTGGCCGCGGAACTGGCCGACGAGGCCGCCGCGCTGGAGCTGCGTGGGCGCGCGGAACGAGCCGTCGAAGAAGCACTGGCCGCAGAAGAGGCCGCCGAACGTAGGCTGCGTGCCGCGTCCGCCGAGTTCAATGCGGCCCAGGAGCAGTGGTACGCCCTCGCGGCTCTCCGTGAGCGGGTGACCACGACGATGTCGATCTCCGCCGAGCGGATGCGCGCCGGGGACAACCAGCCGGTTCTCGATGTGGGCGGACGCGACCCCGAGGCGCTCGAGGCGGAGGCGGCCACCATTCGCGCCCGCGAGCAGGAGCTGCGTCGCGACGTGGAGGCGGCGAACGCAGCCCTCACCGACGCGTCCCTGCGTCGAAGCGGTGCCGAGCAGGCGCATTCGGCGGCGGAACAGGCCTACAGCGCTGCGCTGCGGGCCATCGCGGATCGCCGCGAGGGGCTGGCCCGCCTCACCGGGCGCGTCAACTCGATCAGGTCGCGCCTCGAGGCGTCCGACGAGGAGATCCAGAGACTCGGGGCGCGGCGTGACGAAGCTCTCGCGAGGGCGGAGGAGTCCGCGCGCCGGTACCACCAGACCGAGTCGTCGCTGGCAGGGCTGGGCGCCTCGGAATCCGACCTGGACGAGGATTACGAGAAGGCCGCCGCCCTCGTCGAAACGCTGGAGGCCGACGCCGCACAGCTGAGGCACCGCGAGGCTGAGATCGGCCGACGTCGCGCAGGCCTTGAGGCCCGGGTCGAGGCGTTGCGGCTGCTCACCGAGCGTCGAGACGGCTCTGCGGATCTGCTCGACCGCGGCGATGCCCTGGGGCGCCTCGGCGACCTGATCTCGGTGGAGCCCGGGTGGGAGGCCGCCGTGTCAGCTGCGCTGCGGGGTATGGCGGAAGCCGTCGTCGTACAGGGCCTCGACGGCGCCGTCGACGCCACCAGGTTCCTGGCGGACGGAGAACGAGGGCGCGCTCCGCTGGTGATCGCGGGGACTCCTGCGGCGGAGACGCCGGACTTCCCGCCCGCGTCGGTGCGCGGACTCGTCGACGGACCTCCGTCCATCAGCGGCGCTCTCGACGCCCTGCTGGCCGGTGCCGTCGCGGTCGAGACGGCCGACGATGCGGTCAGTGCGGTGAGTAGCGACCCCAGTCTGCTTGCGGTCACCCGCGCCGGGGACCTGTACTCCGCGTGGATGGCTGAGGGCGGCTCGGCAGCGCAACCGTCGCTGCTGGAAGTGCATGCGGAGTTGGCGGAAGCGGAACGCGCGCTGGCGGAGGCCGGGCACGAGCTCGACCAGCTGAAGTTCGCCGCCGAGCAGGTGCGCGGCTCGCTGGAGGAAGCGACCCGGGCTGAGGAGACGGCGCTCGCCCAGCTTCATGACTCCGACGCCCAACTCGCCGCGGTCGCCGAGCAGCTCAACTCCTTCCGGCAGGGCCAAGCCTCCGCCACCAGAGAGGCCGAGCGGCTGGCCGAGGCCATGGACGCGGCTCGCGCGGCACGCACGCGCGACGAGGAGCAGCTGGAGGAGCTTACGGCCCGACTCGCAGCCGCCTCGGCCGAGGGAGACCTGGAGGAGCCCGATCCCGCTGAACGCGACGCCAAGGCGGGAGAAGCGAGGAGGGCACGTCAGGCCGAGATGGACGCGCGGCTGGCCCTGCGCACCGCGGAGGAACAGGTCAAGGCGATCGCCGGCCGAGCCGACTCCCTACAGCGAGCCGCCGCCAGCGAGCGCCAGTCCCGGGCGAAGGCGCGGGCGCGGGCCGAGCAGCTAAGGCGCGAGGCTGACGTCGCACGCGTAGTGAACACCGCGGCCCAGACGCTGGCCGAGTACGTGGAGGCCGCGCGGCAACGGGCAGCGGCTCAGCGGGACGCCGCTGAGCAGGCGCGCCGTACGGCTGAGTCGGGCACCACCCAGGCCCGGCATGCGACCAAGGCAGCCTCCGCCCGGCTCGACGAGATCGTCCGCGGCGCCCATCGCGACGAGATGGTGCGGATCGAGCACAAGATGCGCATCGAGCAGCTCAGCGACAAGGCGCTGAGCGAACTCGGGCTCGAACCCGACCAGCTTGTGGCCGAGTACGGCCCCGACCAGCCGGTGCCTGTGATCACGAGGCCGGACGGCACAGCGCTCACCGACGACGACCAACCCGAGCCCGTCCCCTATGACCGGGAGAAGCAGACCAGCCGACTCCGGGCGGCCGAGCGCAACCTCGCCGTTCTGGGGCGGGTCAACCCCCTCGCCCTCGAGGAGTTCGAGGCGATGACGGCACGGCATCAGTTCCTGGCCGAACAACTCGATGACCTGAAACAGACCCGTGCAGACCTCATCGAGATCGTCGACCAGGTGGACAAGCGGGTTCAGGAGGTGTTCGAGGCGGCGTACCGGGACGTTGAGAAGAGCTTCCACGAGGTTTTCGCCCGCCTCTTCCCCGGCGGTGAGGGTCGGCTGGTGCTGACCGAGCCCGGTGATTGGCTGACGACCGGCGTCGACGTCGAGGCCCGGCCCGCGGGGAAGCAGATCAAGCGGCTGTCGCTGCTCTCGGGCGGTGAGCGGTCGCTCGTGGCGGTGGCCTTCCTCGTCTCGCTGTTCATCGCGCGTCCGAGCCCGTTCTACATTCTCGATGAGGTGGAGGCCGCCCTCGACGACGCCAACCTCGGCCGCCTTCTCGGCATCTACGAGGAACTGCGCGCCTCCTCCCAGCTGCTCATCATCACCCACCAGAAGCGCACGATGGAGATCGCCGACTCGCTCTACGGGGTCAGCATGCGCGGCGACGGCATCTCGACCGTGGTGAGCCAGCGCCTTCACACCGACTGA
- the rsmD gene encoding 16S rRNA (guanine(966)-N(2))-methyltransferase RsmD → MTRIIAGAAKGRRLTTPKSDLTRPTTDRTREALFSALTSWFDSADAEAHRQLEGVAVLDLYAGSGAVGLEAASRGAGPVLLVEHDRPTARLIQTNAKSTGLSVEVRAAKAEAVAAEPGDAFDFIFLDPPYGASTDVVDTLLMSLAEGRLAPRGLVVVERSSRDRAPAWPAAYTEVWDRRYGETTLHFGAVE, encoded by the coding sequence GTGACCAGGATCATCGCCGGCGCCGCCAAGGGGCGGCGGCTCACCACGCCGAAGTCGGACCTCACCCGACCCACCACGGACCGCACGCGCGAGGCGCTGTTCTCCGCGCTGACGAGTTGGTTCGATTCCGCCGACGCCGAGGCCCACCGCCAGCTCGAGGGGGTCGCGGTGCTTGACCTGTACGCCGGGTCGGGGGCGGTGGGACTCGAAGCCGCCAGCCGAGGCGCTGGCCCGGTGCTGCTCGTCGAACACGACCGGCCGACGGCTAGGCTCATTCAGACCAACGCGAAGTCGACCGGGTTGTCGGTGGAGGTGCGAGCGGCGAAGGCCGAGGCTGTGGCCGCGGAACCGGGGGATGCCTTCGACTTCATCTTCCTGGACCCGCCCTACGGGGCCTCGACCGACGTCGTGGACACGCTGCTCATGTCCTTGGCCGAGGGTCGGCTGGCACCCCGCGGACTGGTGGTGGTGGAACGCTCGTCCCGCGACCGGGCGCCGGCGTGGCCCGCCGCCTACACGGAGGTGTGGGATCGCCGCTACGGTGAGACCACGCTCCACTTCGGAGCGGTGGAGTAG
- a CDS encoding YceD family protein → MSPVHHQPDRRSPLVFEMHELARQAGTMKQVTTTVPAPADLGNEVIGVPQDSDIELDLRFEAVTEGVLVTGTATVQLRGQCARCLDDIEDEESFDVQELYFYPGREIEDDEAQIVEEMIDLDEALRDAVVLELPFTPLCEEDCLGLCPQCGFNRNDDPDHTHEQQIDPRWSKLSGLTGDTQD, encoded by the coding sequence GTGTCACCCGTGCATCACCAGCCAGATCGCCGCTCGCCTCTTGTTTTCGAGATGCACGAGTTGGCGCGCCAGGCGGGAACGATGAAGCAGGTGACGACGACGGTGCCTGCGCCAGCCGACCTTGGCAACGAAGTGATCGGGGTACCACAGGATTCCGACATCGAGCTTGATCTCAGGTTCGAAGCGGTGACCGAAGGCGTCCTGGTGACGGGAACAGCAACCGTGCAACTGCGCGGCCAATGCGCCCGCTGCCTGGACGACATCGAGGACGAGGAGTCCTTCGATGTGCAGGAGCTGTACTTCTATCCCGGCAGGGAGATCGAAGACGACGAGGCTCAGATTGTCGAAGAGATGATCGATCTCGACGAGGCACTGCGCGACGCTGTGGTGCTCGAGTTGCCGTTCACGCCACTGTGCGAGGAAGATTGTCTGGGGCTCTGCCCCCAATGCGGGTTCAACCGCAACGACGATCCCGACCACACCCACGAGCAGCAGATCGACCCGCGTTGGTCGAAGCTGAGCGGGCTGACCGGGGACACCCAGGACTGA
- the coaD gene encoding pantetheine-phosphate adenylyltransferase, with amino-acid sequence MKVLCPGSFDPITVGHLDIIERAHALFGQVVIAIGNNSQKKYMFSFDERVELVRGATRDLPGVTVEPMTGLLVDFCHARGIPAVVKGLRFGADFDFELQMAHMNRDMGEIETVLLPAAKDQVTLSSTIIRQVINLGGDVTEYVPANVLAAVAARRESERNASRP; translated from the coding sequence ATGAAGGTGTTGTGCCCAGGGTCCTTTGACCCGATCACCGTCGGCCACCTCGACATCATCGAGCGCGCTCACGCGTTGTTCGGCCAGGTGGTCATCGCGATCGGCAACAACTCCCAGAAGAAGTACATGTTCAGCTTCGACGAACGGGTGGAACTTGTCCGGGGCGCCACCAGGGACCTCCCTGGGGTCACGGTGGAGCCGATGACCGGTCTGCTCGTCGACTTCTGCCACGCGCGCGGGATTCCCGCCGTCGTCAAGGGGTTGCGCTTCGGGGCCGACTTCGACTTCGAGCTCCAGATGGCCCACATGAACCGCGACATGGGCGAGATCGAGACGGTCCTGCTTCCCGCGGCCAAGGATCAGGTCACGTTGTCGTCGACGATCATCCGCCAGGTCATCAACCTCGGCGGCGACGTCACTGAGTACGTCCCCGCCAACGTCCTGGCAGCCGTCGCCGCCCGCAGGGAGTCCGAGAGGAACGCCTCCCGTCCGTGA
- the mutM gene encoding bifunctional DNA-formamidopyrimidine glycosylase/DNA-(apurinic or apyrimidinic site) lyase, which produces MPELPEVEVVRRGLAAHTVGRRIERVTVLHPRPVRSHPAGPDGFVADLAGRAVDDVRRRGKYLWLALGDDALVVHLGMSGQFRLGHATDDLVRNTRVLFDLDDGRQLRFVDQRMFGGLQYSPGTAACPVPHIALDPFDPEFDERAVAARLRTRRTGVKRALLDQSLVSGIGNIYADESLWRTRVHYEHPSDELGPRKAVELIRTARDVMDEALQQGGTSFDSLYVNVNGESGYFGRALTAYGREGEPCQRCGTPIVRRAFMNRSSFLCPRCQRLPGRRG; this is translated from the coding sequence GTGCCGGAACTCCCTGAGGTCGAGGTCGTCCGTCGCGGACTCGCCGCCCACACCGTGGGTCGCCGGATCGAGCGGGTCACGGTCCTGCATCCACGCCCGGTCCGCAGCCACCCAGCCGGACCGGACGGATTCGTCGCCGACCTCGCCGGGAGGGCGGTCGACGACGTCCGACGCCGAGGCAAGTACCTCTGGTTGGCGCTCGGCGACGACGCCCTCGTTGTCCATCTGGGCATGAGCGGACAGTTCCGGCTGGGCCACGCCACCGACGATCTGGTCCGCAACACCAGAGTGCTGTTCGACCTCGACGACGGACGTCAGCTGAGGTTCGTGGACCAACGTATGTTCGGCGGATTGCAGTATTCCCCGGGTACCGCCGCGTGTCCGGTACCGCACATCGCGCTCGACCCCTTCGATCCTGAGTTTGACGAGCGTGCCGTCGCCGCCCGGCTGCGCACCCGCCGTACCGGAGTCAAGCGCGCGTTGCTCGACCAGTCACTCGTCTCGGGCATCGGCAACATCTACGCGGACGAGTCGCTGTGGCGGACCCGCGTCCATTACGAGCATCCGTCCGACGAACTCGGGCCGCGGAAGGCCGTCGAGCTGATCCGCACAGCGCGCGACGTCATGGATGAGGCGCTGCAACAGGGGGGAACGTCCTTCGACTCCCTCTACGTCAACGTCAACGGCGAGTCCGGCTACTTCGGACGGGCGCTGACGGCCTATGGTCGGGAGGGTGAGCCATGCCAGCGTTGCGGCACCCCGATTGTTCGTCGTGCCTTCATGAACCGGAGCAGCTTCCTGTGCCCCCGTTGTCAGCGCCTCCCTGGGCGACGCGGATGA